A region from the Tahibacter amnicola genome encodes:
- a CDS encoding cyclic nucleotide-binding domain-containing protein, translated as MSVNTTDLAKLYPLDSLRPENLEQLAREAASEEFGKGAVLFTAGETDEQTIFVLAGRIRGDYPDGKIKETDAATLQGRYALGDMQPRRFTATVTSISATIVRLDRRYMEKIICWDQLSRAENFKHYDPAPEANRWVFRLLQSRVMHKLPTAGIERMFQRFEQVDVRAGEVIVREGEEADYFYVIKDGAASVSKSLETGDSVVAYLVRGDSFGEDALLANTVRNATVTMIKDGKLMRLAKRGFDEVMKPPAVDWLTPGKASIMARQGAVVLDVRMPEEFQQRAIKGAINTPLYTFRETVAEFDRGKKYVIYCNTGERSAAAAFIMSKMGFDAYALQGGISGMIKQIDRKPEAQAKVD; from the coding sequence ATGAGCGTCAATACCACCGATCTGGCCAAGCTCTATCCGCTGGACTCCCTGCGTCCGGAAAACCTCGAGCAGCTGGCGCGCGAGGCGGCGAGCGAGGAATTCGGAAAAGGCGCCGTGCTGTTTACCGCCGGCGAGACTGACGAGCAGACGATCTTCGTACTGGCCGGCCGGATCCGCGGCGACTACCCCGACGGCAAGATCAAGGAAACCGACGCGGCCACACTGCAGGGCCGTTACGCCCTGGGCGACATGCAGCCGCGCCGTTTCACGGCCACCGTGACCTCCATCAGTGCCACGATCGTGCGGCTGGACCGGCGCTACATGGAAAAGATCATCTGCTGGGACCAGCTTTCCAGGGCCGAAAACTTCAAGCACTACGATCCCGCGCCCGAGGCCAACCGTTGGGTGTTCCGCCTGCTCCAGTCGCGAGTGATGCACAAGTTGCCGACGGCCGGCATCGAACGCATGTTCCAGCGCTTCGAGCAGGTGGATGTCCGCGCCGGCGAAGTGATCGTGCGCGAGGGAGAGGAGGCGGACTACTTCTACGTCATCAAGGATGGGGCCGCGTCGGTCTCGAAAAGCCTGGAAACCGGCGATTCCGTCGTGGCCTACCTGGTGCGCGGCGACAGCTTCGGCGAGGACGCCCTGCTGGCCAACACTGTGCGCAACGCGACCGTCACCATGATCAAGGACGGAAAGCTCATGCGCCTGGCCAAGCGGGGATTCGACGAGGTCATGAAGCCGCCCGCGGTGGACTGGCTCACGCCCGGCAAAGCCTCGATCATGGCCCGCCAGGGCGCTGTCGTGCTGGACGTGCGCATGCCCGAGGAGTTCCAGCAGCGTGCGATCAAGGGGGCGATCAATACACCCTTGTATACCTTTCGCGAAACCGTGGCCGAGTTCGACCGCGGCAAGAAATACGTGATCTATTGCAACACCGGCGAGCGCAGCGCGGCGGCGGCGTTCATCATGTCCAAGATGGGATTTGACGCCTACGCCCTTCAGGGCGGCATCTCCGGCATGATCAAGCAGATCGACCGCAAGCCGGAAGCGCAGGCCAAGGTCGACTGA
- a CDS encoding 5-formyltetrahydrofolate cyclo-ligase — MTEISPERHALRARMREERARLGAGARIQAAQGLMTQLRQLPELTIDQHIAGYFAVNGELSLHLVVADAWRRGRQFYLPIAGARRQLRFAPYRNDTAIVPNRFGIPEPAAETAQLVDPAAIQLVLVPLLAFDRRGNRLGYGGGFYDTSFAFLHGQDRPTEPLLVGVGYAFQEVDALDEAPWDVKLDFIATESELISCEAPQ, encoded by the coding sequence ATGACCGAGATCAGCCCGGAGCGACATGCCCTGCGCGCCCGCATGCGCGAGGAACGCGCCCGCCTGGGCGCCGGTGCCCGCATCCAGGCCGCCCAGGGACTGATGACCCAGCTGCGGCAGCTTCCCGAGCTGACCATCGACCAGCACATCGCCGGCTATTTCGCCGTCAATGGCGAGCTGTCGCTGCATCTGGTCGTCGCGGACGCCTGGCGCCGCGGCAGGCAGTTCTATCTGCCGATCGCCGGTGCACGCCGCCAGCTGCGCTTCGCCCCGTACCGCAACGACACCGCCATCGTCCCGAACCGGTTCGGCATCCCGGAACCGGCGGCCGAAACCGCCCAGCTGGTCGACCCGGCCGCTATCCAGCTCGTGCTGGTGCCCCTGCTGGCGTTCGATCGTCGCGGCAATCGCCTGGGTTACGGCGGCGGCTTCTACGATACGAGTTTCGCCTTCCTGCACGGGCAGGACCGGCCGACCGAACCGCTGCTGGTCGGCGTGGGCTATGCCTTCCAGGAAGTCGACGCCCTCGACGAGGCCCCCTGGGACGTCAAGCTCGACTTCATCGCCACCGAATCCGAACTGATTTCCTGCGAGGCGCCGCAGTAA
- a CDS encoding TIGR02449 family protein has product MSGSDSTLADLREISARIDRLVELCQRLTEENRSLRQSQEQLANERAVLLSKNEQARIRVEAMIARLKSLEQNA; this is encoded by the coding sequence ATGTCCGGTTCCGACTCCACCCTCGCGGATCTCCGCGAAATCAGCGCCCGCATCGACCGCCTGGTCGAGCTGTGCCAGCGTCTGACGGAAGAAAACCGCAGCCTGCGCCAGAGCCAGGAACAGCTGGCCAACGAACGAGCCGTCCTGCTATCGAAGAACGAACAGGCGCGCATCCGGGTCGAGGCCATGATCGCGCGGCTGAAATCGCTGGAACAGAACGCCTGA
- a CDS encoding valine--tRNA ligase: protein MYVMDKSFEPGQIESKWYAQWESNGWFKPSGTGEPYAILLPPPNVTGTLHMGHAFQHTIMDTLIRYHRMRGYDTLWQLGTDHAGIATEMVVTRLLGAEGKTRNELGRDAFIERVWEWKQQSGDTIERQMRRMGVSGDWSRTAFTMDAIPSQAVVETFVRLYEQGLIYRGQKLVNWDPVLKTAISDLEVVSEEEDGKLWSIRYPLADGSDSLVVATTRPETMLGDVAVAVHPEDERYAGLIGKTLRLPLTDRLIPIIADDYVEREFGTGCVKITPAHDFNDYAIGQRHNLTPINIFTDDAQINDNAPAKYRGLDRYDARKVVLADLEAAGLLVEEKKHKLQVPRGDRTGQVIEPYLTWQWFVKMDGLASRGLELVESGKVRFVPENWINTYRHWLGNIQDWCISRQLWWGHRIPCWYDEAGNAYVARDEAGAIAQAAAKNGGTAPALQREADVLETWFSSALWAHSTLGWPDETAMAERGFDRYLPTSVLVTGFDIIFFWVARMIMMTDHFTGQVPFRDVYITGLVRDKDGQKMSKSKGNILDPLDLIDGIDLEALVAKRTGGLMQPQMAKKIEQATRKDFSGGIPAFGADALRFTFASLATHGRDIKFDLDRCGGYKNFCNKLWNAARFVLMNCENYAAPAGAAPAAVTEAEKWILSRLNHCLAEVETQFAAYRFDLVSQALYEFTWNEFCDWFLELAKPALNGDDAAAADSTRHTLLFVLEALLRGLHPLIPFITEEIWQNIAPKLGIDAPTVSRQSYPRAADIALDNSAEAEIEWLKAVVSNLRRIRSEMNLAPGKTIPLLFAGGNASDRARSAKFGSQIGFLARVESQRWLEAGESEPAASAAIIGDLKLLIPLAGLIDVDAEKSRLAKEIGRIQAEIGKCNGKLSNESFVANAPAAVVDQERQRLAEFSTTLSGLREQAERLAAL, encoded by the coding sequence ATTTACGTCATGGACAAGAGTTTCGAACCGGGCCAGATCGAGTCGAAGTGGTACGCGCAGTGGGAATCCAACGGCTGGTTCAAGCCCTCGGGCACCGGCGAACCCTACGCGATCCTGCTGCCGCCGCCGAATGTGACCGGCACCCTGCACATGGGTCATGCGTTCCAGCACACCATCATGGACACGCTGATCCGCTACCACCGCATGCGCGGTTACGACACCCTCTGGCAGCTGGGCACCGACCACGCCGGCATTGCCACCGAGATGGTGGTAACCCGCCTGCTCGGTGCCGAAGGCAAGACCCGCAACGAGCTCGGCCGCGATGCATTCATCGAGCGGGTGTGGGAATGGAAGCAGCAATCGGGTGACACCATCGAGCGCCAGATGCGCCGCATGGGCGTTTCGGGCGACTGGTCGCGCACCGCGTTCACCATGGATGCGATTCCGTCCCAGGCCGTCGTCGAAACCTTCGTGCGCCTGTACGAGCAGGGCCTCATCTACCGCGGCCAGAAGCTGGTCAACTGGGACCCGGTGCTCAAGACCGCCATTTCCGACCTGGAAGTCGTCAGCGAGGAAGAAGACGGCAAGCTCTGGTCGATCCGCTACCCGCTGGCCGACGGCAGCGACTCGCTGGTGGTGGCCACCACCCGCCCGGAAACCATGCTGGGCGACGTCGCCGTTGCCGTGCATCCGGAAGACGAGCGTTACGCCGGCCTCATCGGCAAGACCCTCAGGCTGCCACTGACCGACCGGTTGATCCCGATCATCGCCGACGACTATGTCGAGCGCGAGTTCGGTACCGGCTGCGTGAAAATCACGCCGGCGCACGACTTCAATGACTACGCCATCGGCCAGCGCCACAACCTCACCCCGATCAACATCTTCACCGACGACGCGCAGATCAACGACAACGCGCCGGCGAAGTACCGCGGGCTGGACCGCTACGACGCGCGCAAGGTCGTGCTCGCCGACCTGGAGGCCGCCGGCCTCCTGGTCGAGGAGAAGAAGCACAAGCTCCAGGTGCCGCGCGGCGACCGCACGGGCCAGGTGATCGAGCCTTACCTGACGTGGCAGTGGTTCGTGAAGATGGACGGCCTGGCCAGCCGCGGCCTGGAACTGGTGGAAAGCGGGAAAGTTCGCTTTGTGCCCGAGAACTGGATCAACACCTACCGCCACTGGCTGGGCAACATCCAGGACTGGTGCATCAGCCGCCAGCTGTGGTGGGGCCACCGCATTCCCTGCTGGTACGACGAGGCCGGCAACGCTTACGTGGCGCGCGACGAAGCCGGTGCCATCGCCCAGGCCGCCGCCAAGAACGGTGGCACTGCGCCGGCGCTGCAGCGCGAAGCGGATGTGCTGGAGACCTGGTTCTCCTCGGCCCTGTGGGCCCACTCGACGCTGGGCTGGCCGGACGAAACAGCCATGGCCGAGCGCGGCTTTGACCGCTACCTGCCCACCTCGGTGCTGGTGACGGGCTTTGACATCATCTTCTTCTGGGTCGCCCGGATGATCATGATGACCGATCACTTCACCGGCCAGGTGCCCTTCCGCGACGTCTACATCACGGGTCTGGTGCGCGACAAGGACGGTCAGAAGATGTCCAAGTCCAAGGGCAACATCCTCGACCCGCTGGACCTGATCGACGGCATCGACCTGGAAGCACTCGTCGCCAAGCGCACCGGCGGCCTGATGCAGCCGCAGATGGCCAAGAAGATCGAACAGGCCACGCGCAAGGATTTCAGCGGCGGCATTCCCGCATTCGGCGCTGATGCGCTGCGCTTCACCTTCGCCTCGCTCGCCACCCACGGCCGCGACATCAAGTTCGACCTGGACCGCTGCGGCGGCTACAAGAACTTCTGCAACAAGCTGTGGAATGCCGCGCGTTTCGTGCTGATGAACTGCGAGAACTACGCGGCGCCGGCGGGTGCCGCACCGGCCGCGGTGACCGAGGCGGAGAAGTGGATTCTCAGCCGCCTCAATCACTGCCTGGCGGAAGTGGAAACCCAGTTCGCCGCGTACCGCTTCGACCTCGTCTCCCAGGCGCTGTACGAGTTCACCTGGAACGAGTTCTGCGACTGGTTCCTGGAGCTGGCCAAGCCGGCGCTCAATGGCGACGACGCCGCTGCCGCCGATTCCACGCGCCACACCCTGCTGTTCGTGCTGGAAGCCCTGCTGCGCGGCCTGCACCCGCTGATTCCCTTCATCACCGAGGAGATCTGGCAAAACATCGCGCCCAAGCTGGGCATCGATGCGCCAACGGTTTCGCGCCAGTCTTATCCGCGCGCCGCGGACATCGCGCTCGACAACAGCGCCGAGGCGGAAATCGAGTGGCTCAAGGCCGTGGTGTCCAACCTGCGACGCATCCGCAGCGAGATGAATCTCGCACCGGGCAAGACCATTCCGCTTTTGTTTGCCGGCGGCAACGCCAGCGATCGCGCGCGTTCGGCCAAGTTCGGATCGCAGATCGGCTTCCTGGCCCGGGTGGAATCGCAGCGCTGGCTGGAAGCCGGCGAATCGGAGCCGGCCGCCTCGGCCGCGATCATCGGCGACCTGAAATTGCTCATCCCCCTGGCCGGCCTGATCGACGTCGACGCCGAGAAGTCGCGCCTGGCCAAGGAAATCGGCCGGATCCAGGCCGAGATCGGCAAGTGCAACGGCAAGCTGTCGAATGAGAGCTTTGTCGCCAATGCGCCCGCGGCCGTGGTCGACCAGGAACGCCAGCGCCTGGCGGAATTCAGCACGACGTTGTCGGGCCTGCGCGAACAGGCCGAGCGCCTGGCGGCGCTGTAA
- a CDS encoding EVE domain-containing protein, translating to MRYWLMKSEPDEFSIDALAKKKVEPWNGVRNYQARNFMRDGMKVGDGVLFYHSNCDEPGVVGIARIASAAYPDPTQFDAASDYYDAASTREEPRWLMVDVAFERKLRRTVTLAELKTHGELEDLALVKRGNRLSVMPVAKSEWDFILALE from the coding sequence ATGCGCTACTGGCTGATGAAATCCGAACCGGACGAGTTTTCCATCGACGCGCTGGCGAAGAAAAAAGTGGAACCGTGGAACGGTGTACGAAACTACCAGGCGCGCAATTTCATGCGCGACGGGATGAAAGTCGGCGACGGCGTGCTGTTCTACCACTCCAATTGCGATGAACCGGGCGTCGTGGGCATTGCCCGGATCGCCTCGGCGGCCTATCCGGACCCGACCCAGTTCGACGCCGCCAGCGACTACTACGACGCCGCCAGCACGCGCGAGGAGCCGCGCTGGCTCATGGTCGACGTGGCCTTCGAACGCAAGCTGCGCCGCACCGTGACGCTGGCCGAACTCAAGACGCACGGCGAACTGGAAGACCTGGCCCTGGTCAAGCGCGGCAACCGCCTGTCGGTGATGCCGGTCGCCAAATCCGAATGGGACTTCATCCTCGCGCTGGAATAG
- a CDS encoding glutathione S-transferase family protein — protein sequence MTDAMTLYSFAPFDRSARVRWTAHELGLPLDERRLSYGGGDHLADEYRNLNPFCHVPTVQWGDAAMFESVAICQHLAESHAGHDLIPPPGTPARQQYWTWLFHAASDFDRYGVDVFRHGFLAPNPEKRQQAIAAMKPGLQVLDAHLARNSYVLGEAFTLPDVIFGHGTVLLTLAGVIEAYPHLVAYRDRLAQRPAAQAAGLFRLLEERAAMRAAG from the coding sequence ATGACCGACGCCATGACGCTGTATTCGTTCGCTCCGTTCGACCGCTCCGCCCGGGTGCGCTGGACCGCCCATGAGCTCGGCCTTCCCCTGGACGAGCGGCGATTGAGCTACGGCGGCGGCGATCACCTCGCCGACGAGTACCGCAACCTCAATCCGTTCTGCCATGTGCCGACGGTGCAATGGGGCGACGCCGCCATGTTCGAGTCGGTCGCCATCTGCCAGCACCTGGCCGAGAGCCACGCCGGACACGACCTGATCCCGCCGCCGGGCACACCGGCGCGGCAGCAGTACTGGACCTGGCTGTTCCACGCCGCCAGCGACTTCGACCGCTATGGGGTGGACGTTTTCCGCCATGGCTTCCTGGCACCGAACCCGGAAAAGCGCCAGCAGGCCATCGCCGCGATGAAGCCGGGACTACAGGTGCTCGACGCGCATCTGGCGCGCAACAGCTACGTGCTCGGCGAGGCCTTCACCCTGCCAGACGTGATCTTCGGCCACGGCACGGTGCTGCTGACCCTTGCGGGCGTGATCGAGGCCTATCCTCACCTGGTCGCCTACCGGGATCGTCTCGCCCAGCGCCCGGCGGCGCAG
- a CDS encoding cell division protein ZapA yields MSDPVSVSILDREFLIACTAEERPGLIAAAAYLDGKMREVRNAIRAPGLDRIAVLAALNITHELINLKQQGATDASDVAQHVQALKHKLEGVLSASVK; encoded by the coding sequence ATGAGCGACCCGGTCTCGGTCAGCATTCTCGATCGCGAATTCCTCATCGCCTGCACCGCGGAGGAGCGTCCCGGCCTGATCGCCGCCGCGGCCTACCTGGACGGGAAGATGCGTGAAGTCCGCAATGCCATCCGCGCGCCGGGCCTGGATCGCATCGCCGTGTTAGCCGCGCTTAACATCACGCACGAACTGATCAATCTCAAGCAACAGGGTGCCACCGATGCCAGTGATGTGGCACAGCACGTGCAGGCCCTGAAACACAAGCTTGAAGGTGTGCTCAGTGCATCCGTAAAATAG
- the rpiA gene encoding ribose-5-phosphate isomerase RpiA, whose amino-acid sequence MNREEQKRLAAQKAITYVEDGSVVGVGTGSTVAYFIDELGKMADRIDCAVSSSERSTELLKERGIRVVDLNSVGTVPLYVDGADECDPHRRLIKGGGAALTREKIIAAASDRFVCMIDPAKRVDVLGKFPLPVEVIPMARSYVARELVKRGGQPVWREGVVTDNGNWVLDVHNLTILDPVALERDLNQIVGVVCVGLFAARPADVVLIGDQLMQ is encoded by the coding sequence ATGAACCGCGAAGAACAGAAGCGCCTGGCCGCGCAGAAAGCCATCACCTATGTCGAGGACGGCAGCGTCGTCGGCGTGGGCACCGGGTCGACCGTCGCCTATTTCATCGATGAACTGGGCAAGATGGCCGACCGCATCGACTGCGCCGTCTCCAGCTCCGAGCGTTCGACGGAACTGCTCAAGGAGCGCGGCATCCGCGTCGTGGACCTCAACAGCGTCGGCACGGTACCGCTCTACGTGGACGGCGCCGACGAATGCGATCCGCACCGGCGCCTGATCAAGGGCGGTGGCGCCGCACTCACGCGCGAGAAGATTATCGCCGCGGCCTCCGACCGGTTCGTCTGCATGATCGACCCGGCCAAGCGCGTGGACGTACTCGGCAAGTTCCCGCTGCCGGTCGAGGTCATCCCGATGGCACGCAGCTACGTGGCGCGGGAACTGGTCAAGCGCGGCGGCCAGCCGGTGTGGCGCGAAGGCGTGGTGACCGACAACGGCAACTGGGTGCTGGACGTGCACAACCTCACGATCCTCGACCCGGTCGCGCTCGAGCGGGATCTGAACCAGATCGTCGGCGTGGTGTGTGTCGGGCTGTTCGCCGCCCGGCCGGCCGACGTGGTGCTGATCGGCGACCAGCTGATGCAGTAA
- a CDS encoding endonuclease, translated as MSYGIGALRGIALASVLAAATAAQADTAIFINEFHYDDSSSPDAGEAIEVAGPAGTDLTGWSIVLYNGSGGAPYATLTLSGTIPTQCGAYGTVNVPAVGLQNGSPDGFALVNGTSVVQFLSYEGTFQAAGGPAGGMTSVDIGRSESNSTAPGTSLQLTGTGSEYGDFAWQPSATASFGNCNVGQSFGPPVDHPPRVASTSPVPNASGVAVTANIDITFSEAVTLGATWYDIQCNLSGAHAASVSNTGLTYQLDPTVDFASGETCTVTVRRDQVTDTDPPADPMVADHVLTFSTLGDLPPTVASSAPANNASAFPLAGNLQITFSEAVTLDDGWYTLSCATSGTHTAVQTGSGAGYTLNPATDFTPLEQCTWTILADHVHDTDGVAHAMAADRVVTFTTAGDTSNYYAGVDTSSGPALKAWLHNRIKNHVAFPYSDDVNPDTWNVLEAADQDPGDTSKVLDVYKNESYAKVGAGNSNYNREHTWPNSLGFPNASVNSAVNPPYTDCHMLYISHIGYNADRGNSPYGNCASCTERPTTLNHGVGGGSGAYPGNSNWFNANTFETWNHRRGDVARAVLYMAVRYEGGMNAANVMEPDLELTDTRSQIVQTNAQPTGAVAYMGFKSVLLDWNDQDPPDAREQLRNDVVYSYQTNRNPFIDHPEWARCVFNNTGCPVQQDGIFADGFDP; from the coding sequence ATGTCTTACGGGATTGGGGCGCTGCGCGGCATCGCGCTGGCGTCGGTATTGGCCGCGGCGACGGCTGCGCAGGCCGATACGGCGATTTTCATCAATGAATTCCACTACGACGATTCGAGCAGCCCTGACGCCGGCGAAGCCATCGAGGTGGCCGGGCCGGCGGGTACGGATCTGACCGGCTGGTCGATCGTCCTGTACAACGGCTCGGGCGGTGCGCCCTACGCCACCCTGACCCTGAGCGGCACGATCCCGACACAGTGCGGCGCCTACGGCACCGTGAATGTGCCGGCAGTCGGCCTGCAGAACGGTTCACCCGACGGGTTCGCGCTGGTCAACGGAACCAGCGTGGTCCAGTTTCTGAGCTACGAGGGCACGTTCCAGGCCGCCGGCGGGCCGGCCGGCGGCATGACCAGCGTCGACATCGGCCGCTCCGAAAGCAATAGCACGGCGCCGGGCACCTCGCTGCAACTGACGGGCACCGGCAGCGAGTACGGCGATTTCGCCTGGCAGCCGTCGGCGACCGCGTCGTTCGGTAACTGCAACGTCGGACAGAGCTTCGGACCACCGGTCGACCATCCGCCGCGCGTGGCTTCCACGTCGCCGGTACCCAATGCCTCCGGCGTCGCCGTCACGGCAAACATCGACATTACCTTTTCCGAAGCCGTGACCCTGGGCGCGACCTGGTACGACATCCAGTGCAACCTCAGCGGCGCCCACGCCGCGTCGGTGAGCAACACCGGTCTGACGTATCAGCTGGATCCCACCGTCGACTTCGCCTCCGGCGAAACCTGCACAGTGACCGTGCGGCGCGACCAGGTGACCGATACGGATCCGCCGGCCGATCCGATGGTGGCCGATCACGTCCTGACGTTCTCCACCCTGGGCGACCTGCCGCCGACCGTCGCCAGCAGCGCGCCCGCCAACAACGCCAGCGCATTCCCGCTGGCCGGCAATCTGCAGATTACTTTCAGCGAAGCGGTCACGCTGGACGATGGCTGGTACACGCTCAGCTGCGCCACCTCGGGCACGCATACTGCCGTGCAGACGGGCAGTGGTGCGGGCTACACCCTGAATCCGGCGACGGACTTCACGCCGCTGGAGCAGTGCACCTGGACGATTCTTGCCGATCACGTCCACGATACCGATGGTGTAGCGCATGCAATGGCCGCCGATCGCGTCGTCACGTTCACGACGGCCGGCGACACCAGCAATTACTACGCCGGCGTCGACACCAGTTCGGGCCCCGCGCTCAAGGCCTGGTTGCACAATCGCATCAAGAACCACGTGGCGTTCCCCTATTCGGATGACGTCAATCCGGATACATGGAATGTCCTTGAAGCGGCGGACCAGGATCCCGGCGATACGTCCAAGGTGCTCGATGTCTACAAGAACGAGAGCTACGCGAAGGTGGGTGCCGGCAACAGCAACTACAACCGCGAACACACCTGGCCCAATTCGTTGGGTTTTCCGAATGCGAGCGTGAATTCCGCGGTCAATCCGCCCTACACGGATTGCCACATGCTCTACATCTCGCACATCGGCTACAACGCCGACCGCGGTAACAGCCCCTACGGCAACTGCGCCTCGTGCACCGAGCGTCCGACGACGCTCAACCACGGTGTCGGCGGCGGCAGTGGTGCTTATCCGGGCAATTCCAACTGGTTCAACGCGAACACGTTCGAGACCTGGAACCATCGCCGGGGCGATGTGGCGCGCGCCGTGCTGTACATGGCGGTGCGTTACGAGGGGGGCATGAATGCAGCGAACGTCATGGAGCCGGACCTGGAGCTGACCGACACGCGCTCGCAGATCGTGCAGACCAACGCGCAGCCGACAGGTGCGGTGGCCTATATGGGTTTCAAATCGGTGCTGCTGGACTGGAACGATCAGGATCCCCCGGATGCGCGCGAGCAGCTGCGCAACGACGTGGTGTATTCCTACCAGACCAACCGCAATCCGTTCATCGACCACCCGGAATGGGCGCGCTGCGTGTTCAACAACACGGGGTGCCCGGTGCAGCAGGACGGCATCTTCGCGGACGGCTTTGATCCCTGA